The window GTCAGGTCGGGCAGGCGCTCGGACAGCACCCGGACGCCGTTCGGGAGCCGCGTGAGCTGCATGCGCCTACCGTTGCGCCTCCTGCTGTCCCTCCTCCTTGAGCGCTTCCTTGCGGGAGAGCCTGATCTTCCCCGACCTGTCCACCTCGAGCACCTTGACCGGGATGACGTCGCCTTCCTTGATGACGTCGGAGACCTTTTGCACCCGCTCCTTGGCGAGCTGGGAAATGTGCACCAGGCCGTCGGTGCCCGGGAAGATCTCCACGAAGGCGCCGAAGTCGACGATCTTGCGCACCGTGCCGCGGTAGATCTTGCCCACCTCGGCCTCGGCGGTGATGGCGCGGATCTTGTCGAGCGCCTTCTGCATCGCTTCGCCGTCGGAGGACGCGACCAGGACCGTGCCGTCGTCTTCCACGTCGATCTTGACCCCGGTCTCCTCGGTGATGCCGCGGATCACCTTGCCGCCCGGGCCGATCAGGTCGCGGATGCGGTCCGGCTTGATGTGGATGGTGACGATGCGCGGCGCGTGCGTGGAGAGCTCGCCGCGCGGACGCGCCAGCGTCTGGTTCATGATGCCGAGGATATGGAGCCGCGCGCGACGCGCGTCCTCGAGCGCCTGCTGCATGATGGCGCGCGTCACGCCGCCGATCTTGATGTCCATCTGCACCGCGGTGACTCCGGCCTCCGCGCCCGCGACCTTGAAGTCCATGTCACCGAGATGGTCCTCGTCGCCCAGAATGTCGGAGAGGACGCGCACCTC of the Deltaproteobacteria bacterium genome contains:
- the pnp gene encoding polyribonucleotide nucleotidyltransferase, whose product is VVREAIVQQKRRLEGRGLADVRPITCEVEVLPRTHGSALFTRGETQALVVATLGTSSDEQKIDALIGEQYKKFMLHYNFPPFSTGEVKFLRSPGRREIGHGALAERALAPILPSEEEFPYTIRIVSEILESNGSSSMATVCGGSLALMDGGVPIKAPVAGVAMGLIKEGGEVRVLSDILGDEDHLGDMDFKVAGAEAGVTAVQMDIKIGGVTRAIMQQALEDARRARLHILGIMNQTLARPRGELSTHAPRIVTIHIKPDRIRDLIGPGGKVIRGITEETGVKIDVEDDGTVLVASSDGEAMQKALDKIRAITAEAEVGKIYRGTVRKIVDFGAFVEIFPGTDGLVHISQLAKERVQKVSDVIKEGDVIPVKVLEVDRSGKIRLSRKEALKEEGQQEAQR